In one Candidatus Absconditicoccus praedator genomic region, the following are encoded:
- a CDS encoding uL11 family ribosomal protein encodes MAAKVQSQFQLHMPAGKATPAPPIGPILGQHGVNIGQFVKEFNDKTGDMIQQYGGFEIKVPVNVKIFVDRSYEMEVLPPLTSNLIMWKTGLKKGSGEPNKKKSGKLTRQDLEEIAEIKKPVMNTRNIDSIVKTIAGTARNMGVDTEL; translated from the coding sequence ATGGCCGCAAAAGTGCAAAGTCAATTTCAGCTGCACATGCCAGCCTGAAAAGCTACACCAGCTCCGCCTATTTGACCAATTTTGTGACAGCATGGTGTGAATATTGGTCAGTTTGTAAAGGAGTTTAACGATAAAACTGGTGATATGATTCAACAATATTGATGATTTGAAATTAAAGTACCAGTTAATGTAAAGATATTTGTTGATAGAAGTTACGAGATGGAAGTTCTGCCACCTCTTACATCAAATTTAATTATGTGGAAAACATGATTGAAAAAATGAAGTGGTGAGCCAAATAAGAAAAAATCTGGTAAACTTACAAGACAAGATTTGGAAGAAATAGCAGAAATTAAAAAACCTGTTATGAATACAAGAAATATTGATAGCATTGTTAAAACAATTGCAGGTACAGCAAGAAATATGTGAGTAGATACTGAGTTATAA
- the secE gene encoding preprotein translocase subunit SecE, producing MLKFFYDSLETLKQVKKPTKNEVINLAIAVFIIVIIAAGYFAAVDGVFINLYQTFYQIMS from the coding sequence ATGTTAAAATTTTTCTATGATAGTTTGGAAACTCTTAAGCAAGTAAAAAAACCTACAAAAAATGAGGTTATAAATCTTGCTATAGCTGTATTTATAATAGTGATTATAGCAGCAGGGTATTTTGCAGCAGTAGATTGAGTTTTTATAAACCTTTATCAAACTTTTTATCAGATAATGAGCTAG
- the nusG gene encoding transcription termination/antitermination protein NusG gives MNNTTEIKKQIHDDNLRWYVISVVSSQEHMVIENLTERVKRQGLEDDIVDFMVPMVPEVSYKKSSGKKKITHKKLYPGYVFVKSKMDDKIWYIIRNTPGVRLIVGAETRPVPLTDKEYEDMMHYIQEKTERAEHTSPFKQGDIVELKDGEFSGTQGVITEIDNQKGVVYVSVEILGRTTPMMVPFEKIDKID, from the coding sequence ATGAATAACACAACAGAAATCAAAAAACAAATACATGACGACAACCTTAGATGGTATGTGATAAGTGTTGTTTCTTCTCAAGAACATATGGTGATAGAAAATCTTACTGAAAGAGTGAAAAGACAGTGACTTGAAGATGATATAGTTGATTTTATGGTTCCAATGGTTCCAGAAGTTAGTTATAAAAAATCATCTTGAAAAAAGAAAATTACTCACAAGAAACTATATCCAGGTTATGTTTTTGTGAAATCAAAAATGGATGATAAAATCTGGTATATAATAAGAAATACTCCAGGAGTTAGACTTATAGTTTGAGCAGAGACTCGTCCAGTTCCTTTGACAGACAAAGAATATGAAGATATGATGCATTATATACAAGAAAAGACTGAAAGAGCAGAACACACATCACCTTTTAAGCAGTGAGATATTGTTGAATTAAAAGATTGAGAATTTTCTTGAACTCAATGAGTAATTACTGAAATAGATAATCAAAAATGAGTTGTGTATGTAAGTGTAGAAATATTATGAAGAACAACTCCAATGATGGTTCCTTTTGAAAAAATAGATAAGATTGATTAA